One window of Botrimarina mediterranea genomic DNA carries:
- a CDS encoding RNA polymerase sigma factor has translation MPDALADDVAPSPESLLVAEIRRGKPDAWRQLIDEFEGRLLAFVRSRLGTSRGAASEDVVQETFIGFLTSLPNYDARRPLEGWLFSIAAHKLTDHLRREGRRPAVTLSSTEGESGGGAWDLPGSARGASSIARSGERRRLEADALAEALAEQIAIWRGRDDWPKVKAMELLFVRGMGNKEVAVAVGLTEQQVANFKFDFLANLKKRLKKQGLDEGVFPELTA, from the coding sequence ATGCCCGATGCGCTTGCCGATGACGTGGCGCCTTCGCCCGAGTCGCTGCTCGTGGCCGAGATCCGTCGTGGCAAGCCCGACGCGTGGCGGCAGCTGATCGACGAGTTCGAGGGACGCCTGCTCGCCTTCGTGCGGAGCCGCTTGGGGACGAGTCGCGGCGCGGCGAGCGAGGACGTTGTCCAAGAGACCTTCATCGGCTTCCTGACGAGCCTGCCGAACTACGACGCCCGCCGGCCGCTCGAGGGCTGGCTCTTCTCGATCGCTGCCCACAAGCTCACCGACCACCTGCGTCGCGAAGGCCGCCGCCCCGCCGTCACGCTCTCGAGCACCGAAGGTGAATCGGGCGGCGGCGCGTGGGACCTGCCCGGCTCGGCGCGTGGCGCCAGCTCGATCGCCCGCAGCGGCGAACGCCGCCGCCTCGAGGCCGACGCCCTCGCCGAGGCGCTTGCCGAACAGATCGCCATCTGGCGCGGTCGCGACGATTGGCCCAAGGTCAAAGCGATGGAGCTGCTGTTCGTCCGCGGCATGGGCAATAAAGAGGTCGCCGTCGCGGTCGGCCTCACCGAACAGCAAGTCGCCAACTTCAAGTTCGACTTTCTCGCCAATCTCAAGAAGCGACTCAAGAAACAGGGTCTCGACGAAGGCGTCTTCCCCGAGCTCACTGCGTGA
- a CDS encoding anti-sigma factor: MADSPFTDAELHAYLDEAAAPERIAAIEAALRDDDELRERLATLVSGRDAGLHSLGEVWRRNRLTCPSREQLGSHLLGVLPEAHADYVRFHLEVVDCRWCNANVEDLRERHEQSAETGTTRRRGKYFESSVGRLSDCG; this comes from the coding sequence ATGGCCGACAGCCCCTTCACCGACGCCGAACTCCACGCTTATCTCGACGAAGCCGCCGCGCCGGAACGGATCGCGGCGATCGAAGCGGCGCTGCGTGACGACGACGAGCTGCGCGAACGGTTGGCGACGCTCGTCAGCGGCCGCGACGCGGGGCTGCACTCGCTCGGTGAGGTGTGGCGCCGCAACCGGCTGACGTGCCCCTCGCGCGAACAGCTCGGCAGCCACCTGTTGGGCGTCCTCCCCGAAGCGCACGCCGACTACGTGCGGTTCCACCTCGAAGTGGTCGACTGCCGCTGGTGCAACGCCAACGTCGAGGACCTCCGCGAACGCCACGAGCAGAGCGCCGAGACGGGCACGACCCGCCGGCGCGGTAAGTACTTCGAGTCGAGCGTCGGCCGCCTCTCCGACTGCGGCTGA
- a CDS encoding thioredoxin family protein, whose protein sequence is MKRYCLPLAAALGALSAISIANIANAQSPASSSIAWSDVTADAFAASHRTGKPILVYVTAEKCAFCRKMEKETWSDPAVAQMVRTGFVPLKLHADTHPDEIASLRVRAFPATILVTAQGKPFAGRVGFVEPAKLVEMLQPEVAVAPSIRQPAL, encoded by the coding sequence GTGAAACGCTACTGCCTGCCGCTCGCCGCGGCCCTCGGCGCGCTGAGCGCTATCTCGATCGCTAATATCGCGAACGCCCAGTCGCCTGCCTCGTCGTCGATCGCCTGGAGCGACGTCACGGCCGACGCCTTTGCCGCCTCGCACCGCACCGGTAAGCCGATCCTCGTCTACGTCACGGCCGAGAAGTGCGCCTTCTGCCGCAAGATGGAGAAGGAGACCTGGAGCGACCCAGCGGTCGCCCAGATGGTCCGCACGGGCTTCGTGCCGCTTAAGCTGCACGCCGACACGCACCCCGACGAGATCGCGTCGCTGAGGGTCCGGGCGTTCCCCGCGACGATCCTCGTGACGGCCCAGGGCAAGCCGTTCGCCGGCCGCGTCGGCTTCGTCGAGCCGGCGAAGCTCGTCGAGATGCTCCAACCCGAAGTCGCCGTCGCACCATCGATCCGCCAGCCGGCGCTGTAG
- a CDS encoding cytochrome C oxidase subunit IV family protein, with translation MSHEAPGHHISSPQVLWATFGALVALTLLTVAVSTVPLKDFPVQYFLPMVFNDPMDLTWLDMPITLTIATAKALLVAVIFMHLQHDKLFNSILMIGAMVFLVLFLGMTVLDSHEYTPDVNSYKADKAAEANP, from the coding sequence ATGTCTCACGAAGCCCCCGGCCACCACATTTCCAGTCCCCAGGTCCTCTGGGCGACGTTCGGCGCGCTGGTGGCGCTGACGCTGCTGACCGTCGCCGTCTCGACGGTGCCGCTGAAAGACTTCCCGGTGCAGTACTTCCTGCCGATGGTCTTCAACGACCCGATGGACCTGACGTGGCTCGACATGCCGATCACGCTCACCATCGCGACGGCCAAGGCGTTGCTGGTGGCGGTGATCTTCATGCACCTCCAGCACGACAAGCTCTTCAACAGTATCCTGATGATCGGGGCGATGGTCTTCCTGGTGCTGTTCCTCGGCATGACCGTGCTCGACAGCCACGAGTACACGCCGGACGTCAACAGCTACAAGGCGGACAAGGCGGCGGAGGCGAACCCGTAA